The Carassius gibelio isolate Cgi1373 ecotype wild population from Czech Republic chromosome B18, carGib1.2-hapl.c, whole genome shotgun sequence sequence TTtgtgtaaaatgaaaaatatatatatattataaaaattataataaattaataaaaaagtgttaTGGATTTATCACAGTGTTTGAGCTAATTATTGGCCTTTTAAGCACAGACGTTTCATGATCCTTGTGACTAGTATTGATAAATCCAAACTAACATTTCTTACTCAAAAGAACGAAAAGctaggttccaccgagatttgaactcggatcgctggattcagagtccagagtgctaaccattacaccatggaaccgccCTACTAACAGCAAAAAATCTACCGATTTTGATGACTAATTATGAGATGTGTAGTCACTTTTGTTATTAGTTTGTTTGTTCCTCCAAACCTCCATCACCAGGAAGTATGACCTAAACAGCCACATACAAGCCTAGATTGAAAATAACTCTCACGAACACAGTGGTACGCCACAAACCCatagacagtcaaaaaaaaaacatacctcaCTGCAGGAGCAGGACATATTTCATATCACTTCCTTTTTATGTTCCCCGTAAATTAAAATAACGTTAGTGTTTTCTGTtctacaaaaaaatgttttgacaacgaacatattttatattaaagtatataaagctttaaaattagcatttttgttgttgtttagtagAACGTGATAAATCAGCAAAACGTTATCACTGTACTGTATTCAGATCAAACCACACTTAAATCACCATTAACATATACGCTATCAAAAAGGCACACAATATTTTACACACTATATACCATACATTTGTAcattataatgtaattaaatgaatattataattaggcttttattttggcagtctGTAAAGGCTCTAACCCGGAACACTTCGGGAGAGGTTCGCTGGTTCGCCTGCTTGCTAACTTGCTAGCATGGCTACAGCCTAATCACAAATACACTGCAGTGCAGCTGCGGAGAGGATAGGGTCGAGTCGGCTCCACTTTTCCTTCACATTCTTCCATTGTTTGCGCTTTTGTTTTAACCGAGATGGGGACGCGAGATGACGAATATGACTACTTGTTTAAAGGTGAGTACAGAATACATTTGTCTCGAGTGTAAAGTTAAAGCGGCTCCGATAATCGTGGTTATTGTGGTTTTATATTAAACACTGAAGGCCAGCTAACCGGCTAGCTGATTTCCAACATCCCAAATAAACTCCTGCTCCTCGActgaaaaagtataattttagCGTTTGTTGGTTAATGTGAAGTATTCCTCAGTTAGAGCACACTGAGTTCATATGGGCGATGGCTGTCACATAAAACATAGTTTACCGTGGATTTGACCACACCTTGAAGCGGCTAGCTGAAGTTAGCGGAGACTGTCGCCGGGGGATTTTAACGGAGCAGGCGGAAATTGGAAACGGcctatttttttcagtttttttcctaGTATGGGTTTCTTTTTGTTTATGGACGACAAATTAGATATTTGGGACAACTTAAAcaaccattcactttcattatattttCTTCTGTACGGTTACAGTGAACGGTGATTGAGGTTGTCATTCCCTCtaacatctctttttgtgttttGTCGGCAAAAATAAAGTAATACGGATTTGGTAAAATGTGTGTAATGACGGACTTAACATGTTTTGGTTGAactgtgttttaaatattaataattgtttgtgACAGGTTATTGTTATTGTCTTTAAAGTCGCTATAAGGTGTCAGGTGACGCGGCCTCTCTTTGTGAACCTATGTTGTTTTTCCTTCATGAACGCATATGAAACTTTTGTCTTTTTACGTCAAGTCCCTGAAACAAGTTGTTTTCCATTTTCTTTGCAGTGTATTGTTCTAGCAGCTTGTTAGGTTGTCACCAGTTAGGAAATTACGTGCTGTCATGTGATTCGTAGTAAACTACCTCTCTAATCTAGTAGTTCAGTCATGATCAGTGTATGCGTCTTAAAATAACATTAGAACTTTTTTCTACATCCACAATCTGCAACACGTTTGTGTCAGAGCAGTGTTACAAAAATGGTGATCTCTCcaacaatgacatttttttgCCACTTATTTAAATGCACTTCACTTTTAAATGTGGCATCTGGTTGTGACATAAGCACCCAGTTTCCTAATGTGAAGAGGTTTGTTCCTTTTATACTATTTTAGACAGAAGTACCTTTGATTTATCACTCACACTCccatttaaagggatggttcgtcaaaaaatttaaattccatcatttactcaccctcatgtcattcaaaacccatAAGACTTCGGTTTATCTGTGAAAcactcattaaaatattttagaaagaaaCCTCAGAGATTTCTGTTCCTCCATTAAAAGACCATGTAGGCTTAACTAAAACTTGGTTCAAAAACTCAGACATAGCAAACACGTCTTCTTGCTTTATGTAATTTAGTCTTATATTCATATCTAAATATCGATCAGTGCATGTATATAAAGTATATCGAATATGGTAAACATGGAACATTCTTGTTTCTGATCTGTTTACGTTTTTTTATGGAATGGATACAAGGTTCCATGTAAAATACCttcatttatgttttaaagaTGTGGAAAATTCTTATGGGTTTACATGAGGGTaagaaaataacacaaaacattttggtgaactaaccctttaaagagagGTGTGATGTCCTGATATGAAACCCTGATGCGTTTTATCTTGAAGTGGTCCTGATTGGAGACTCTGGTGTGGGGAAGAGTAACCTGTTGTCACGTTTCACCCGAAATGAATTCAACCTTGAGAGCAAAAGCACTATTGGAGTAGAGTTCGCTACACGTAGCATTCAGGTGGATGGAAAGACGGTGAAAGCTCAGATCTGGGACACAGCCGGACAGGAACGCTACCGGGCCATCACTTCAGCGTAAGAGTCttcaaaaatctaaaatgttattCCTCATATTACAGATATTGATATTTctgaatttgttattttttctgAATTCTAAAGTCTTAAGGCCCATTCACAGCAAGGACGATAAGTGTGACTTGTGAAGTTTTAATAAACATTCTAAGCCTAGAATTCCACACCACAATCACAAGAGTCACAATAACAACATGTAATGCAGAATCACATTCAGTAATAAAAATTCCCAGTTGAAGAACGTGATGGTCAGAATACACCTGTCTTTAAAGAACTCAAGCACTTAAAATTAGAGAACTGCTATGAATGATAAACAAAGTTATTTTGAGTTGGTGTGAATGCAAATACGGTATTGTTAACgttatagttatttttatagATATTGTTTTGAGTGTGAAACGTCCTTAACTCAGTGTTCAAACTCAATGTGAAAATCTTCAAGAAACACCTGAGAACTCCTCTCCTCTGTCAGCATCTAACTGCCGCCTCATAAAAAAATCAATGCCTTCTCTTTTTCTATTCTCTTAATACCCTTTATCCCTTCCTGTCCTAGCTTATACTATTTTGAACAATAATTAAAACCTTGTGTAAAGGGCACTTCTCATGTTTATTGGCATCTTAAGATAGCCGATTGCTGTATTCCTCAACTGTAAATGTAGCTGTGGCTAAAAGCGTCtggcaaatgaataaatgtacatagCACTCACATTAGCATAATCTGATGTATTTTTGAGTAAAAAGAAGTACGTGACCACCCCCAAATTAAAACTGTTTCAGAAGTTTTTACATGACATAACCGATTAGGaagtcaaatatttttattttaattgcaataaccATTGAATTACTCAAATTAGAATCAAGAAGTGTGCATTTTGACTTTTAAGTGTACTCATTGAGGTAACTTTGATTTATTATCCATGCTGGTCTACAGGTATTACCGGGGAGCTGTTGGGGCCCTTCTAGTGTATGACATCGCCAAGCACCTGACCTATGAAAATGTGGAGCGCTGGCTTAAAGAGCTGAGAGACCACGCAGACACCAACATAGTCATCATGCTCGTGGGCAATAAAAGCGACTTGCGTCACCTTCGGGCCGTGCCCACCGACGAAGCACGTGCTTTTGCAGGTTAGATCCACAGTAAACTCTTACAAGTAGACCTTTAACTCCTGCTAAATTACAGGAAGAGTGTATAGCCAGGGCTTCTTTAGTATCGTTGTGTACTTTGTTAATTGTTACCATatccattaatatatatatatatatatcccctcATGTTTGCAGAGAAAAATGGTCTGTCCTTCCTAGAGACCTCAGCCTTGGATTCCACTAATGTAGAGACCGCTTTTCAGACCATCCTGACTGGTGAGTGTGCGTTGAAGAAtgatcaacttttttttcttttttgtaatgaGTAATGCATGAAGAAGGAAATGCACACTAAACAAGCTTGAGGAAgcgactgtgtgtttgtgtaaaaggaaaagaaagattgTAAATGATTGGCTGAAGGCCAGATCCTTATGAATGACTCATCAAAAGCCCTGCTTTGGTCGGTTGGGTTTTTCTAGCCTGACGTGACTGCAATAGAGAGTTTCGGTCGTCTTTTGCGCCTCTGTTCGGCTCCTGGCATCTGCAGAGGAGGACCAAATAATAAATTTTTCAAAAGCATCGCAGTCCGTTGCAATGCAATAATTGTGTTCGTCCCTGACATCCAGTAATAACTGTAGGGTTTATAGGCTTTTATGGCAACACAAAGTCCATATTCATCACCAGTTCCTGGATTGTTGGCACCGTACATCATCTTAGCATCAATATCTCTTTCTGTTCTGCAGAAATCTACCGGATCGTATCCCAAAAGCAGATGTCTGACCGCCGGGACAATGACATGTCACCAAGCAACAATGTGGTGTCCATCCAGGTGCAACCTACTGAGAATAAACCAAAGATGCAGTGCTGCCAGAGCATTTAGCGGCACCCGTCCCGTCCTGTCCCGTACCCTCCCCCAACCACCCACCTGCAACACCCCCCTCCTCCCCTCCCCTTCAAGACTGCTTTGGGTCTGAGATGCAGCTGCACAACTAGGCTTGAGCACAGAGGCTGGTTCCAAAAGCTGGAGTCTCAAAGGGTCACCACCTGCAGTCTGGACtaagcttgttttttttgttgttgttgttgttggttttttccTTCCTGCCATGGTAGGCTTTTATATTGCAgaattttaataatcatttgtgCCCATCTTCACTGAAATGTCTTAATATATAATTTCATTCGCAAACGTGTGAGGTTCGCTTATGTCTTTAGTAGCAGCCCCCTTGTCACTGGGGTGGAGGGGAGAAACGTGCAGTATTGGAGGTTTCGCTATATTTAATGTTGTGATTGTAGAGAGATGATGTACCTGATAGATGTTAGATGACAATTAGGGCCCAAAGACCACAGTCTTCACCTTTTAGCCATCTCCCAAGTATAGTTTACATCGCATGTACAGTCCCTTCACGCACTTGGCACGGGGAACATCGCGTAACGTTCTTGATTTTTTTACCATCAGGCCAGTGGAAAAAGGCCTTGGCATATAGCTACCGCGCTGTTTTCTCATCACCTTCACGTGCTTCGAGGTAGAATAGTGGTTTTATAGTGCCTTTTTTTCTGATGGAACGTCACACACGGACGCCTTCACGCATGTGCTTAAAACGCAGCACCTTTTCAGCTACCCGTGCATGTGCGAACGGTAATGTAGTCTTTTTCTTTTCGTATTCCAGCCCTTGTCTTCATATAGCAAGAGTTCGATTTGTACAAACAATAATTGATCATGCAAAAAGAGGGGAAAGTACTTTAGCAAACAGGCATAAGTTCTCTTTGAAACACTACCACAGATCTATTCCGTAAGAAATGAGGGCACGTAACATTATTTTCTCGTCACAACTTCGAACCCATTGTACTTTTGCAGGTCGTTAGTCGGAACAGGAAAAACACGCAACGGTGAATGGCGGCCAGCTGATGGCCACGTCACATTCGAGAGCATTCTAGGGAATAGACTGAATACTTTCTCTTTTCGTTTTTGCACTGAATGTAAAATCTCTCTCCCGGTTTGACTTAGCGCCACTACATACAGTTAATGATCTTAAGACCCGTAACTTGTATTTATTCTGTGGTAGTCTCTTGAATCGAGTTGTTAGCCTTTATCTTCGTGGCGAAGTGGTGGGACTCTTAAATATTAAGACCGTGTGataatttatgaatgtattatGTTTTAGCCTACAAAAAAGTTGTTGTCCTGAGTTGAGCAGATGGGGAAACTACCACAAGCTGTGTTGCTTGTCTTCGCTTAATTGCTGTCTAATAAAACGTACTCAGTGTGACATAAAATATCAGTAAAGACTGAACTAATAATGCATGTTATATAACGGTCACTCACCACGGGTGACCTCGGAGCGGAGGAATACTGTAGACCTCAGCATATTAGTCTGCAACAACCGTGAAGTCATTTATTTGCTGGAAATTTCACTTTGGTTATCGATCCCCTTGACTTTAATTACCCCAGCCCTAGGTGAAACAACATAGTTTGCTACGATCATTCTCCGCAGTATCAGAACACATTCCAGGTGGAATCGAAGGCCCTTAAAGGCTGCAATGTTATTAGTGAATCAGACTGAACAGACATGAGTGCATGTGAGTCATTTTACGGTTTTCGTCTCCTGTATCTTATAAGGTAAAACTCTAGGTCTTCTAAGCAGCACACCGAGGTAATATACAGTACTTATCGCCATCAAAAGGAAAAGACCTGGAGCTTATACACACGTCAGGGTCTGCTTGCGCTCGTTTAGGACCCTGACTCTGATTGTATGACTGTCCTTTCGAGGCAGGGGTCTCTGGTGCTAACGGGGGCCAGTGCCAATGATGTGAGGGTACAGATGGCACAACTATGACCTGCCCATGCACTGCACATAGCTGGTGTGTCCTAGGAAGATTAGCCGGATATTACTTTTCTGACTGTCGGATCTTTCACGTATTGCCTCGagaactttctttctttttgtttctttttgtctgcactgtactgtgattttttttttgtattgttatgATTATACTACTACTCTGTCCACCTGTAATTCCAATTTAAAAGAGCAAATAAAATATGTAGTTAATTCAAAGTTTGGCTTATGctggtttttgtgtgtttgaagtaAGTttgccccaaaatgaaaatgtaccctcaggccatccaagatgtatatgAGTTTGTTTTATCTCTTCTAGCCAAAATCCATAgcgtccataatccataatgatGCTTCCTCCAGCGAAAAATCCATCCCTTGTTGTCTTCACATCAAAACCAccaaaataatttgtttgtttggatcTGTTTTGGCTTGTAACCAGTGCTTAATCTGTGtcttatttctctcctgattcagatgacgtgactggagaaagcaatattataaataaaatactccTATCTTAGTTAAAATCAACAgggctgacataaaaaaaaaacgcctcgatggatttgtttcttgaaaacacacatcttttcacttcacaatacaTTACTTGTGGAATACTGTGATGGTTgtatcagctctttggactctcattctgacggcacccattcactgcagaggatccattggtgaacaagtgatttaatgctaaatttctccaaatcggtttcataaaaaaaagcaatcatctagatctcggatggcctgagggtgagtacttGAACTTTTCTTTAAATACTCAGAGTTGTCATGTAAGAGTTTCTTTTTAACCTCATTAACCACTGCTGCTATATTCTGTTACTTTATTCCTTTTGATTTGTTATATTGTATTTCACTTCCTTAAGGCATGAGCATTAAGTCCTAATTTCTTAAGTTAGTAAAAGTAGTTGGTTTATTCAAAAGGGAGCACTTGTATGTAACAAGATAATATTCAGTACAGATctggaaataaatattttcataatggtTGGCCaatattaaaaaagtgttttctaaatgaattagaaatttaaaaaaaaaagtactctgATAGAAGTATGTGTACTGCCCTTATGACAAATGTAAAattctgacttaaaaaaaaaaaaaaaaatatatatatatattagtgctgtcaaaattagcgcgttaacgcattcgattaatttgaaatatttaacgcgttaaaaaaaaataacgcaattaacgcggttgcagtttttttttatttccagttgtggcctatgtgtgttcaacgtgcaaagaaatatggataagaccaaggaaggacttttagacggaaagtttcagtacaaaactctgccggattactcttcagtctgccacaagaaacattactcttcatttagtctgccacaagaaacagcaacattaaaatcatgaactcaaatgtcattatttaaattagacctttctgtaacgctaacgttaataagcttaaacgaatataacgaaataattgtgtagcggagtatatttttgtacacagtgcgaactgtcaatcactcctgtacgcgtgcatcactgtcctcctcagctgcagcaacttgcgctctctctctcttcatcaagctttaaaacaaaaagggaacaaaaagatcatattgtctttgtgcataggctatagattaattagataaatgaatatctaaatttgtgccttgccgtctacggtatttttttagaacttagaaaaaagatgctgcagccaatgaacatccagcgggggctgcaggacgactcaacctccgcagacagtttttaatgtttatcagacaataaatactcaagattttgctttagtataactcacaacgagtttcacacaccttctccggccacgttgagttgctgacacttaacagtgggaaaagcgacacatgcgctattcacttgtgtaacttaagggtgaatgggtaatgtagtttctgctctgggtgggatgaattaggaagcttgcattgtgaagggcactctgaaaatcggcagtgcaggtaaaagattacaacctctattaaaacagatgtccaaatgagcgtaccggtacgctacaagcacgttctgggcgcacggagaggtggcggtacgctcaagagctatatttggaagtggcggtactgagtactggtgcgtaccggcccacttaaagcactggcaatgactatactttggaatttttttgcagtccacttagaattcaacatggaaatcatttttgtttttttattggcattgattgttttgaaattcaaatggtacttacatgtctgtgtttttatttctgtaataaatatggctttcaagccaacagttaatttggaggatattgatggtttattgcaggtatgttgtttacatgagaaaatctgtgttacaagttaaacaaaaattccaataaacaatcatattttgaatttaaatagtttctttgtcttgagtttacattaattatttacattttacatttacatatccaaaaagtttcagtcttttaattgcgattaatcgcgattaattttaaaaaattgtgcgattaattagttaattttttttaatcgattgacagcactaatatatatatatatatatatatattttacaataaaaaatcaaGCAGCAATTAACCAAAAAAATTTAACTTGAGTATTCTggaaaaaacatgttaaaagtgCGAGAGCAGCCACTATTAATCTGTAGATCTGGTAGGATtgatgaaatgcattttttttcttcttttatttatgaACGATTGTCACTATGTTATTGCTATTATATGGGAATGCAGCCACTTAAGAACAAAAATCAAAGCAGCAAAGCTGTAGTCATCAAACAAACTGAAACACAAAGAATGGGACACGTCTCCAAGTCTATTTAtactaaacttttcaggacacgCATGAGGTCTCATCTGGTCATGGAATCTACTATGACATAAGAGCTAACATATAATGTCGactttatatattaatactgtGCACGAATAGCACAAGCACATGAAAATAATCGGTCACTATGGTTATCATCATTTGTTCatgctactttttttttccagtttaaatATGTTTACCTTTTACACtacaaagaaaaacatcacttgcACAAACGAGGCATAAATAAACATCATAAATACAGAACCACAAATTAAAAGCCCTTCAAGGCCTGCTAAcagatgtttaaaaaatgtaaacatacaaaGAAGATAAACTAAACATGATAGCTTAGTCCCACGTTCATACAACATACACACCCAAAGAAATGACAGCAACAGTCATAAACTCCTATGTACAGTAGAAAGCACCAGGATGTTACACAAATGAGCAGTGCAGCTCATGTTGACCCAGGCTCTCCTCATAAacctttataaatatttctggGTAGGTTTAGAAGTGGTCGATAAATGATCGGTTCTCGCTCTTCTCACACACTGTTTTGGTAACCATCTTTACACAATAAGAAGTCTTATTATTTCTTACTGAAACCATGCTTCGTCGCCAATGCCTTGAAGTCCAGACTTTTTTTGGGGGGCAAAAAAAAGAGGATTGTTCCTTCATCGTCACCCCTGGCTCACGTTTTCAAGATCGATGCCAGCTCCTAATGAAAAGTTCTGGATCACTGAGTCGCATTGATTATCCGTTCCAGTATGCGGAGCATACTGTTTTTAAGATTCAACATATCATATGTTTCCATTAAATAATCTCAAACACTCCTTTATTCCCTCTAAAAGTCTTTTCATAGACCTATAAACAAAGAATGCTTTTTACACCTGATTTAATATGCACAGCTTGTTTTAAAACGCCTCTGAGAGGGATGATGAATAATCGCTGGTGTCCAAATCTGTTCTTGTTTTGATGTACTATTCATTTCCCACAGACCTCAGAGAGGAATCCGCTCTTCTCCTGTGTCATGTCCAGTATGTCATGCATCTGTACTTGAATGATTgttgaagagaaagagagatttaaAAAACGAGGTCCTGGCGTCTGTGTTTTTGGGCTGGGCAGGACTGGGCTCTACAGCAGGGAGCTCGGGGGGCTCTCTGGAGGGGGTGGGGTGTGTGTTGGG is a genomic window containing:
- the LOC127977283 gene encoding ras-related protein Rab-11A; its protein translation is MGTRDDEYDYLFKVVLIGDSGVGKSNLLSRFTRNEFNLESKSTIGVEFATRSIQVDGKTVKAQIWDTAGQERYRAITSAYYRGAVGALLVYDIAKHLTYENVERWLKELRDHADTNIVIMLVGNKSDLRHLRAVPTDEARAFAEKNGLSFLETSALDSTNVETAFQTILTEIYRIVSQKQMSDRRDNDMSPSNNVVSIQVQPTENKPKMQCCQSI